From the genome of Sphingobacterium kitahiroshimense, one region includes:
- a CDS encoding DUF4271 domain-containing protein, whose amino-acid sequence MKLSYIIQFIFFIFLSFAHNAKGQETVDSISKISIDSVTISDTLAVKQVPKGQELLHPSLIRPYHIVEIVGDEIILHNLNSYAVTQYFKTSDLKGKDKVHVGILKYERKRWVLFTSLFLFLAFAIVRFFFSSDVKLIVSAYFNERIIVQVSKEDTILTSWPFIFLYLLFSLALSLFVCIFYAYILQRFNFLSFTNYLKISAIIAIIFALKIGFIRFIAFVFEIQRLVKEYVTILYLIYFNSLLFLLPVVLVVSLVPLEYLSYIFSFTVIIGILLFSYRFLRTALNVVSQQQFSVFYLILYLCCLEIAPILILVRLLS is encoded by the coding sequence GTGAAGTTAAGCTACATTATTCAGTTTATTTTTTTCATTTTTTTATCTTTTGCCCATAATGCAAAAGGACAGGAGACTGTTGATTCGATAAGCAAGATTTCCATTGATTCTGTAACGATCTCAGATACTTTGGCTGTGAAACAAGTTCCAAAAGGACAGGAATTGCTCCATCCATCTTTAATACGGCCCTATCATATCGTAGAAATTGTTGGCGATGAAATTATTCTTCATAATTTGAACTCATATGCTGTTACACAATATTTTAAAACAAGTGATCTAAAAGGTAAAGATAAAGTACATGTTGGCATATTAAAATATGAACGGAAAAGGTGGGTATTATTTACAAGTCTATTTCTTTTTTTAGCATTTGCAATAGTTCGGTTTTTCTTCTCTTCAGATGTAAAATTAATTGTATCTGCATATTTTAATGAACGAATTATTGTACAAGTAAGTAAAGAAGATACCATATTAACCTCTTGGCCGTTTATCTTTTTATACCTACTGTTTTCTTTAGCACTAAGCTTATTTGTCTGTATATTTTATGCATACATCCTACAACGATTTAACTTCTTATCTTTTACCAATTATTTAAAAATATCAGCGATCATAGCAATAATATTTGCTTTAAAAATAGGATTTATAAGGTTTATAGCGTTTGTTTTTGAAATACAGCGATTAGTGAAAGAATATGTTACAATCTTATATTTAATTTACTTTAATTCATTGTTATTTTTACTGCCAGTAGTGCTTGTAGTAAGTCTTGTACCTTTAGAATATCTGTCTTATATCTTCAGTTTCACGGTAATCATCGGTATACTGCTGTTTTCTTATCGTTTTTTACGGACAGCGCTAAATGTTGTCTCTCAACAGCAGTTTTCAGTTTTTTATTTAATTTTGTATCTTTGTTGCCTAGAAATAGCACCTATTTTAATATTGGTGCGACTACTAAGCTAA
- the hpt gene encoding hypoxanthine phosphoribosyltransferase, with protein MKQIQIDELHFELMIDENQIQKRIRLIGVDINHRYEDKNPVFIGVLNGCFMFMSDLLKQVVIPCEMSFVKLSSYQGTNQGEMSELIGLGIDLKGRDVIIVEDIVESGNSLKHTIASIEKQSPSSVVVCTLLLKPECLQNDFENIQYVGFEIEKEFVVGYGMDYNGLGRNIPHIYKNIVI; from the coding sequence ATGAAACAGATACAGATAGATGAATTGCACTTTGAATTGATGATTGATGAAAATCAGATTCAAAAACGGATACGTTTGATTGGCGTTGATATTAATCATCGTTATGAAGATAAAAATCCAGTATTTATTGGTGTCTTAAATGGCTGTTTCATGTTTATGAGCGACCTTTTGAAGCAGGTTGTAATTCCTTGTGAAATGTCTTTTGTAAAACTATCTTCTTATCAGGGTACCAACCAGGGGGAAATGAGTGAGCTTATAGGTTTGGGTATAGATCTTAAAGGAAGGGATGTTATTATTGTAGAGGATATAGTAGAGTCAGGTAATTCATTAAAGCATACCATAGCCTCCATCGAAAAGCAGTCACCATCCAGTGTAGTGGTATGTACGCTATTGTTAAAGCCTGAATGTTTACAAAATGATTTTGAAAACATTCAGTATGTAGGCTTTGAGATTGAAAAAGAGTTTGTTGTTGGCTACGGTATGGATTACAATGGTTTGGGACGAAATATCCCACATATTTATAAAAATATTGTTATTTAG
- a CDS encoding uroporphyrinogen-III synthase, which produces MQTSDVERAKKVKSILVTLPKPENDKSPYAALALKYNLKLDFRGFIHVEGVPARDVRKDKVNLADFTAVIFTSRNAVDHFFRVCEEMRFEVSSELKYFCISETIALYLQKYIQYRKRKIFFGKQTAKDLEDVLKKHKDENFLFPCSDVANEETSKWLKENGYKFTPAVLFKTVVSDLSDLKDVFYDVIVFFSPSSVQSLYENFPDFKQNQTRIAAFGGSTQQALLEHGLVLDIPAPTPKAPSMTMAVEEYIKMVNK; this is translated from the coding sequence ATGCAAACTTCCGACGTAGAAAGAGCGAAAAAGGTAAAAAGTATATTGGTAACCTTGCCAAAGCCTGAAAATGATAAGTCACCATATGCTGCATTAGCACTGAAGTATAATTTAAAACTTGATTTTAGAGGTTTCATCCACGTAGAGGGTGTTCCAGCACGTGATGTAAGAAAAGATAAAGTTAATCTTGCTGATTTTACGGCTGTTATTTTTACAAGCAGAAATGCTGTAGATCATTTCTTTAGAGTCTGTGAAGAAATGCGTTTTGAAGTGTCTTCTGAGTTGAAATATTTCTGTATTTCTGAAACGATAGCTTTGTACCTTCAAAAGTATATTCAGTATCGTAAGCGTAAAATTTTCTTTGGAAAGCAAACAGCTAAAGATTTAGAAGACGTTCTTAAGAAGCATAAAGACGAAAATTTCTTATTTCCTTGTTCAGATGTCGCAAATGAAGAGACAAGTAAGTGGTTGAAAGAAAATGGCTATAAATTTACACCTGCTGTTCTTTTTAAAACAGTGGTAAGTGATTTATCTGATCTGAAGGATGTTTTTTATGATGTCATCGTATTCTTTAGTCCTTCTAGTGTGCAATCTCTGTATGAGAATTTTCCAGATTTTAAACAAAATCAAACCAGAATTGCTGCATTTGGTGGAAGCACACAACAAGCATTACTTGAGCATGGCTTAGTTTTAGATATTCCTGCACCAACACCTAAGGCACCTAGTATGACAATGGCGGTTGAGGAATATATAAAAATGGTAAATAAATAA
- a CDS encoding Mrp/NBP35 family ATP-binding protein codes for MITKEQVLEALSYVEEPDLKKDLVTLNMIQNIVIEDQKVSFEVVLTTPACPLKDHIEHACRNAIAHFIDKNIAVDVHMTSRVLGKEGNQLLGIKNIILVSSGKGGVGKSTVAANLALSLHAKGAKTGLLDADIYGPSLPIMFGLEGEKPQSVQHEDGTVKIQPIEKFGIKLLSIGFFTDPNQPIPWRGPMATSAIKQLLNDTDWGDLDYLVIDMPPGTGDIHITVAQNYPIAGAVIVTTPQHVALADAIKGMGMFLMDSINIPLLGIVENMAYFTPAELPENKYYIFGKGGGTRLAEEYKIPFLGEIPLLKGISDAGDNGFPIAIDEEDPTTKAFIAIAEKVAQQLSIIQAVR; via the coding sequence ATGATAACCAAAGAACAAGTACTAGAAGCATTATCATATGTCGAAGAGCCAGATTTGAAAAAAGATTTGGTTACGCTCAATATGATTCAGAATATTGTGATTGAAGATCAAAAAGTATCTTTCGAAGTTGTTTTAACAACTCCAGCATGCCCACTTAAGGATCATATAGAACATGCTTGTCGCAATGCTATTGCGCATTTTATTGACAAGAATATTGCAGTAGATGTTCACATGACCTCACGTGTATTAGGTAAAGAAGGAAATCAACTTTTAGGAATTAAAAACATCATCCTTGTTTCTTCGGGAAAAGGTGGTGTGGGTAAATCGACTGTTGCTGCAAACCTAGCCTTATCATTACATGCTAAAGGTGCAAAAACAGGACTTTTAGATGCCGATATCTATGGCCCTTCCCTTCCAATTATGTTTGGCTTAGAAGGTGAAAAACCTCAATCTGTACAACATGAAGATGGTACTGTTAAAATACAGCCTATAGAAAAGTTTGGTATCAAATTGTTATCGATCGGATTTTTCACAGATCCAAATCAGCCTATTCCATGGAGAGGTCCAATGGCAACATCGGCTATCAAACAATTATTGAATGACACTGATTGGGGTGATTTAGATTATTTAGTGATCGATATGCCACCAGGAACCGGAGATATCCATATCACTGTTGCCCAAAACTATCCTATTGCAGGTGCAGTCATTGTAACGACACCACAGCATGTAGCACTAGCTGATGCTATTAAAGGTATGGGAATGTTTCTAATGGACTCTATCAATATCCCATTGCTGGGTATCGTGGAGAACATGGCGTACTTCACACCAGCAGAATTACCTGAAAACAAATATTACATATTTGGTAAAGGTGGAGGAACAAGGCTAGCAGAAGAATACAAAATACCTTTCTTAGGGGAGATTCCTTTATTAAAGGGGATTTCTGATGCCGGAGATAACGGTTTTCCAATCGCTATTGATGAAGAAGATCCAACAACCAAAGCATTTATAGCAATCGCTGAAAAAGTAGCACAACAGTTGTCTATTATACAAGCTGTTAGATAG
- a CDS encoding exodeoxyribonuclease III, producing MKIVTYNVNGLRAAIKKDWLGWVKEVNADVICLQEIKATPDQIPEIALLEQLGYEHYWYPAQKKGYSGTAIFTRITPKHVEYGCGHEDYDFEGRIIRADFDDLSIMSTYFPSGTTGDIRQDFKYRFLADFQDYSNQLLQEKPNLIVCGDYNICHRPIDIHNPKSNANSSGFLPEEREWMENFINSGYIDSFRHLNPDPHHYSWWSYRAGARARNLGWRIDYNMVSNALADRIESATILNQAVHSDHCPVVLNLK from the coding sequence GTGAAAATAGTTACTTATAACGTCAATGGTTTACGAGCGGCCATAAAAAAAGATTGGTTAGGTTGGGTAAAGGAAGTAAATGCAGATGTTATATGTTTGCAGGAGATAAAAGCGACTCCCGATCAAATTCCTGAAATAGCATTGCTGGAACAGCTCGGTTATGAACATTATTGGTATCCTGCTCAGAAAAAAGGATATAGTGGTACCGCTATATTTACTAGAATAACACCAAAACATGTTGAGTATGGATGTGGACATGAGGATTATGACTTTGAGGGACGAATTATTCGTGCAGATTTTGATGATTTGTCCATCATGAGTACTTATTTTCCTTCAGGCACCACGGGAGATATCCGACAAGATTTTAAGTATCGGTTTCTTGCAGATTTTCAGGATTATTCGAATCAGTTACTACAGGAAAAGCCTAATTTAATTGTATGTGGTGATTATAATATCTGTCACCGTCCGATTGATATTCACAATCCGAAATCAAATGCTAACTCTTCAGGTTTTTTACCAGAGGAAAGGGAGTGGATGGAAAATTTTATAAACTCAGGGTATATTGACTCTTTCCGTCACTTAAATCCAGATCCGCATCACTACAGCTGGTGGAGTTATCGTGCAGGAGCACGTGCTAGAAATTTAGGTTGGCGTATTGACTATAATATGGTATCAAATGCTTTAGCAGATCGAATCGAATCGGCTACAATATTAAATCAGGCGGTACATTCTGATCACTGTCCAGTTGTCCTTAACTTAAAATAA
- a CDS encoding transglycosylase domain-containing protein: protein MRILYIVLGVISIFIVAGGVFAYQKRDGILLSAINKAKEKLATKYDLDLKIQYYSFKGLSAVQFQNIILQPKGKEQLAHIQDLTVSIRIFPLLFGDVKLGQILMNNSAVTLIKKDSTSNYDFLFKKKNRDSTANDKAETNFAELADRMLKSVFFKIPKDMDLQNFEISYQDDSTSQRISIPEAEISGGDLKTKFLLNDHEAVWNLEGTVNPDGKEMYLRLFSDAKDVELPLLRRKFGLRASFDALTFRLNKVDRKNKELLSLSGEWGFENLKLNHWRISDKDVLFPEGLMSGILNIGKTSVEIDKESKVKVKEFEFSPYVKYVHKPDKQLELAIHTDRIEAQKFFDAIPQGLFHSLEGIRVSGHMQYDLNFALNFKKPNEVIFTSKMDDKDLKIEKWGNANIQELNTAFTYIAYEKGEPMRTIVLGPQNKDFTPLDQISRYMQISLINTEDPFFFSHNGFQEEAFRLSIATNLKEKKFKRGASTISMQLVKNVFLNRNKTVVRKVEEIILVWLMESSKQVSKKRLYEVYLNVIEWGNNVYGITEASRYYFGKKPADLNLGESIFLSSIVPRPKTGLYSFDWTGHLKSNMIRYFNTYGNIMVKTKQIGVDSTVSNYGFYQVELVPHLRSARPAFFDSVQTDTLDLEEGEDNFLNLDETTEAHKRSLFDKLLGRNKEEK, encoded by the coding sequence ATGCGAATCTTGTACATTGTATTAGGAGTTATTTCTATATTTATAGTAGCAGGAGGTGTATTCGCATATCAAAAAAGAGACGGTATCTTGTTGTCTGCAATCAACAAGGCAAAAGAAAAACTTGCGACCAAGTATGACTTGGACCTTAAAATCCAATATTATTCTTTTAAAGGCCTATCAGCTGTTCAGTTTCAGAATATTATTTTGCAACCTAAAGGTAAAGAGCAATTGGCCCATATTCAGGATCTGACTGTATCTATTCGAATATTTCCATTACTATTCGGTGATGTCAAATTAGGTCAGATCTTAATGAACAATAGTGCGGTCACTTTGATTAAGAAAGATTCGACAAGTAATTACGATTTCCTATTCAAGAAAAAAAATAGAGATAGCACAGCTAATGATAAAGCTGAAACTAATTTTGCAGAACTGGCCGATCGTATGCTAAAGAGCGTATTCTTTAAAATTCCAAAGGATATGGATTTACAGAATTTCGAAATATCCTATCAGGATGATAGCACTTCACAGCGTATCTCAATTCCTGAGGCAGAAATCTCAGGTGGAGATCTTAAAACAAAATTCCTGTTGAATGATCATGAAGCTGTCTGGAATCTAGAGGGCACAGTCAATCCTGATGGGAAGGAAATGTATCTCCGGTTGTTTTCTGATGCAAAAGATGTAGAGCTACCATTGTTACGACGAAAATTTGGTTTAAGAGCAAGTTTTGATGCGTTGACATTTCGTTTAAATAAGGTCGATCGTAAAAATAAAGAGTTATTGTCGCTATCTGGTGAATGGGGGTTTGAGAATTTGAAATTGAATCATTGGCGTATTTCAGATAAAGATGTTCTTTTTCCTGAAGGTTTAATGAGTGGTATTCTTAATATTGGAAAAACATCTGTTGAAATTGATAAGGAAAGTAAGGTTAAGGTTAAAGAGTTTGAATTTAGTCCTTATGTAAAATATGTGCATAAACCTGATAAACAATTAGAACTGGCCATTCATACCGATCGAATTGAGGCTCAAAAGTTTTTTGATGCCATACCTCAAGGGTTATTTCATTCTTTAGAAGGTATACGTGTTTCCGGACATATGCAATATGATTTAAATTTTGCATTGAACTTTAAGAAACCGAATGAAGTGATCTTTACATCTAAAATGGATGATAAAGATTTAAAAATAGAAAAATGGGGTAATGCTAATATTCAAGAATTAAATACAGCATTTACCTACATTGCCTATGAGAAAGGAGAGCCCATGAGAACGATAGTACTTGGCCCTCAGAATAAAGATTTTACACCTTTAGATCAGATTTCAAGGTATATGCAGATATCCTTAATCAATACGGAAGATCCATTCTTTTTTTCTCATAACGGTTTTCAAGAAGAGGCTTTTCGTTTATCAATTGCTACAAATTTAAAGGAGAAAAAATTTAAACGTGGAGCAAGCACAATTTCGATGCAACTTGTGAAAAACGTGTTTTTGAACCGTAATAAAACGGTAGTAAGAAAGGTAGAAGAGATTATTTTAGTCTGGTTGATGGAGTCTTCTAAACAAGTCAGTAAGAAACGACTTTATGAAGTGTATTTGAATGTCATAGAGTGGGGGAATAATGTTTATGGTATTACAGAAGCATCTCGTTATTACTTTGGTAAAAAACCTGCAGATTTAAATTTAGGTGAAAGTATCTTTTTGTCTAGTATTGTACCTCGACCTAAGACGGGTTTATATTCTTTTGACTGGACAGGCCATCTGAAGTCAAATATGATCCGCTATTTTAATACCTATGGCAACATCATGGTTAAGACAAAGCAGATTGGAGTAGACTCTACGGTGTCTAATTATGGTTTTTATCAAGTCGAGTTGGTGCCACATCTTCGATCGGCAAGACCTGCATTTTTTGATTCAGTACAAACAGATACATTGGATCTAGAAGAGGGAGAAGATAATTTTCTAAACTTAGATGAGACAACGGAAGCCCACAAGCGATCTCTTTTTGATAAATTATTAGGGCGAAATAAAGAAGAAAAATAA
- a CDS encoding low molecular weight protein-tyrosine-phosphatase produces MKILMVCLGNICRSPLAHGILSHMAKEEGLDWTIESAGTGDWHIGQSPDRRSIAVAKKYAVDISQQKAMHFNPSLFEIYDHILVMDHQNYKDVVAQASTKEEKDKVALFLVNDIVPDPYFDESLFEPVYKMIEARCKELIKAWK; encoded by the coding sequence ATGAAAATTTTAATGGTTTGTTTAGGAAATATTTGTCGCTCACCATTGGCACATGGTATTCTGAGCCATATGGCAAAGGAAGAAGGTTTAGATTGGACAATTGAATCTGCTGGAACAGGAGACTGGCATATTGGTCAAAGCCCAGACCGTAGATCTATCGCTGTGGCTAAAAAATATGCAGTAGATATTTCACAACAAAAGGCAATGCATTTTAATCCTAGTTTATTTGAAATCTATGATCATATTTTGGTAATGGATCACCAAAATTATAAGGATGTCGTTGCACAGGCATCAACAAAAGAAGAAAAAGATAAAGTTGCTTTATTTTTAGTTAATGATATTGTTCCCGATCCCTATTTTGATGAAAGCTTATTTGAACCTGTTTATAAGATGATCGAAGCTCGTTGTAAAGAATTAATCAAAGCGTGGAAGTAA
- a CDS encoding peptidylprolyl isomerase, giving the protein MKRIVLSLFFCALSIVVFAAKPAFKYVRIQTDKGVVVLKLYNETPKHRDNFIKLVKENYFDSLLFHRVIQNFMIQGGDPDSKNAKSGQLLGDGGPSYTIPSEIQSGLFHKKGALGAARDDNPAKASSASQFYIVQGKKFTNAGLDSLETLRMKGVKFTEAQRTTYTTVGGTPHLDGNYTVFGELVNGTEVIDAIAAVKTDKNDRPLTDERMYVKLLTKREAINLERELKGLKPQNGFFTKIADLFSSQNY; this is encoded by the coding sequence ATGAAAAGAATTGTTTTAAGTTTATTTTTTTGTGCTTTATCGATCGTAGTATTTGCTGCAAAGCCTGCGTTTAAATATGTACGTATTCAAACAGATAAAGGAGTAGTTGTTTTAAAATTGTATAATGAAACACCTAAGCATCGGGATAATTTTATCAAATTGGTGAAAGAAAACTATTTCGACAGTTTATTGTTTCATCGTGTTATACAGAATTTTATGATTCAAGGTGGAGATCCTGATTCAAAAAATGCCAAATCAGGACAACTGTTAGGTGATGGTGGTCCAAGTTATACAATTCCTTCAGAAATACAATCGGGATTATTTCATAAAAAAGGTGCTCTTGGTGCCGCACGTGACGATAATCCGGCAAAAGCTTCCTCTGCGTCACAGTTTTACATCGTACAGGGCAAGAAATTTACGAATGCAGGTCTGGATAGTTTAGAAACTTTACGAATGAAAGGCGTAAAATTTACTGAAGCACAACGCACAACTTATACAACCGTGGGTGGTACTCCGCATTTGGATGGAAATTATACGGTATTCGGAGAGCTGGTCAATGGAACGGAAGTTATCGACGCGATTGCCGCTGTAAAAACGGATAAAAATGATCGTCCTTTAACAGATGAGCGTATGTATGTTAAATTATTAACGAAAAGAGAAGCAATTAATTTGGAACGTGAATTAAAGGGTTTAAAACCTCAGAACGGTTTCTTTACAAAGATTGCAGATTTATTTTCTTCTCAAAATTATTAA
- a CDS encoding cupin-like domain-containing protein, translating into MKLKPVDSISGITPKEFVKDYLKKGQPVIIKDFISKDSACWDKWSYDYFKEIAGQEQVDVYGREENSQNHAASPPVGKMTLAEYLDKISAEPTELRLFLFNLLKIRPELKKDVIYNDVTGGKVIQWLPYLFFGGEGSSTRNHFDIDMSHVFISQFQGSKRIWLFPNDQSDLLYKLPYNFHSIANPKYSTEAEYPGLQFIKGYEAVINPGDTLYMPAGWWHYIQYDTEGYSISVRALANTFSEKLIGARNLFITRYFDDAMRRIFKKKWLDYKIEMAIKRAQKAIKKLK; encoded by the coding sequence GTGAAATTAAAACCAGTTGATAGTATCTCAGGAATAACTCCAAAAGAATTTGTAAAAGATTACTTAAAAAAAGGTCAGCCTGTAATTATTAAAGACTTTATAAGTAAGGATAGTGCATGTTGGGATAAATGGAGTTACGATTATTTCAAGGAAATTGCAGGTCAAGAGCAAGTAGATGTGTATGGGCGTGAAGAAAATTCTCAAAATCATGCTGCAAGTCCTCCTGTTGGGAAAATGACTTTGGCAGAATACTTAGATAAAATAAGTGCAGAACCTACCGAGCTACGGTTGTTCCTTTTTAATCTGCTGAAGATTAGACCAGAACTAAAAAAGGATGTTATTTATAACGATGTGACCGGTGGTAAAGTGATTCAATGGTTACCTTACTTATTTTTTGGTGGAGAAGGGTCGTCAACAAGAAATCACTTTGATATTGATATGTCACATGTGTTTATTTCCCAGTTTCAAGGATCTAAGCGGATCTGGTTATTTCCAAATGATCAATCTGATTTATTGTACAAATTACCCTATAATTTTCATAGTATAGCCAATCCTAAATACAGTACTGAAGCTGAATATCCTGGATTACAATTTATAAAAGGCTATGAAGCGGTTATAAATCCTGGAGATACGTTATATATGCCGGCAGGGTGGTGGCATTATATCCAATATGATACGGAAGGTTATTCCATCTCAGTTCGGGCTTTAGCAAATACATTCTCTGAAAAATTAATTGGTGCCCGCAATTTGTTCATCACCCGTTATTTTGATGATGCTATGCGTAGGATCTTTAAAAAGAAATGGTTGGATTATAAGATAGAAATGGCAATAAAACGAGCGCAAAAAGCGATTAAAAAATTAAAATAG
- a CDS encoding DNA-3-methyladenine glycosylase I: protein MSTTRCLWCGNDPLYMEYHDLEWGKQVKDDKTLFEFMILESAQAGLSWITILKRRPQYKEAFADFDVQAVAKFTPEDVEHILTNTGVVRHRRKIETSITNAQIFIKIQEEFGSFYEYLYQFMPNRERIENNILTQKDTAVTSLESDLISKDLKKRGVKFFGSTICYAYMQAVGMVNDHLNSCTFRN from the coding sequence ATGTCAACAACAAGATGTTTATGGTGCGGGAACGACCCGCTGTATATGGAGTATCATGATTTGGAATGGGGTAAACAGGTTAAGGATGACAAAACCCTTTTTGAATTTATGATTTTGGAATCTGCGCAAGCTGGATTAAGCTGGATTACCATATTGAAAAGAAGGCCCCAATACAAGGAGGCATTCGCAGATTTTGATGTACAAGCTGTGGCAAAGTTCACTCCTGAAGATGTAGAGCACATTTTAACAAATACGGGAGTTGTCCGCCATCGTCGGAAAATTGAAACATCAATAACAAACGCCCAAATTTTTATCAAAATTCAAGAGGAGTTTGGTAGCTTCTATGAATATCTCTATCAATTTATGCCCAATCGGGAGCGGATTGAAAACAACATCCTAACACAAAAGGACACCGCAGTTACGTCCTTAGAATCTGATTTAATTTCTAAAGATCTAAAAAAAAGAGGTGTTAAGTTTTTTGGATCTACCATTTGCTATGCCTATATGCAAGCTGTAGGGATGGTCAACGATCACCTTAATTCTTGTACTTTCAGAAACTAA